One genomic segment of Pleurodeles waltl isolate 20211129_DDA chromosome 11, aPleWal1.hap1.20221129, whole genome shotgun sequence includes these proteins:
- the SELPLG gene encoding P-selectin glycoprotein ligand 1, translating to MYIIWIALPLAVLDISYGYKLPGAKLKASNTTKKELREDPLISSSLPANLFQWLSRTPFSNPTVFNLKPSKVPRVKRDITDKNTSLEEMVTDESWEEEFTTEAVIKNTDVTSVIVLTTPEHTHHPAISTIQTELIEETTPEIMTVRTTPSSTIHDTTTSSRMDILETVTETVSAQTFVPTLVTDTTLTIVTEYNTTTSFRSLIDPEIGPSDTHTSVPAETMTTTSVNDLNHTDVSESTNVPQKPDVINPDDTQPEKQNIMHTLMGQCLLAISILAFIATAFIISTIVLAAKLSNLKNRYKLLTKNSTEMVCISSLLPDNEQVPGKSKVRANKLKTFAANVEDNDGDNLTLNSFLPDH from the coding sequence ATGTATATCATTTGGATTGCCCTGCCCCTGGCTGTTTTGGATATTTCATATGGCTACAAACTCCCAGGAGCCAAGCTGAAAGCCAGCAATACTACCAAAAAAGAACTAAGGGAAGATCCCTTGATTTCCAGCTCTCTGCCTGCTAACCTGTTTCAATGGTTATCAAGGACACCTTTCAGCAATCCAACAGTCTTCAACCTGAAACCTTCAAAGGTGCCCCGGGTAAAAAGAGACATTACTGATAAGAATACATCACTGGAGGAAATGGTTACTGATGAAAGTTGGGAAGAAGAGTTCACGACTGAAGCAGTAATcaaaaacactgatgtgacaaGTGTCATTGTTCTGACCACTCCTGAACATACACATCACCCAGCCATTTCAACAATCCAAACAGAACTAATTGAGGAAACAACTCCAGAAATCATGACAGTTCGCACCACCCCTTCAAGCACTATTCATGACACGACAACCAGTTCACGAATGGATATTTTAGAGACTGTTACTGAAACTGTTTCTGCCCAAACCTTTGTACCCACTCTTGTCACTGACACTACGTTAACTATTGTTACAGAGTACAATACAACCACCTCTTTCAGAAGCCTCATAGACCCTGAAATTGGGCCATCAGATACACATACGTCGGTCCCAGCAGAAACAATGACAACAACTTCTGTAAATGACTTGAATCACACAGATGTATCAGAATCCACCAATGTACCACAGAAACCAGATGTGATCAACCCAGATGACACTCAGCCTGAGAAACAAAacatcatgcacacactcatggggCAATGCTTGCTGGCCATCTCCATTCTAGCATTCATAGCGACTGCCTTCATCATCAGTACCATTGTCCTTGCAGCTAAGCTCTCAAACCTAAAGAACAGGTACAAGCTGCTAACCAAGAACAGCACAGAGATGGTGTGCATCTCTTCTTTGCTACCAGACAATGAGCAGGTGCCTGGGAAGAGCAAAGTCAGGGCCAACAAACTGAAGACATTTGCGGCAAACGTGGAAGACAACGATGGAGACAATCTGACACTAAACAGCTTTTTACCAGATCACTAA